The DNA region TCTTTTGGCGGCTTGAACGAAGAACTGACAATCGGCTCTGCAATGAGATACATGGTCAGGGGCTCATCACCGGTATTGGTCATCTGGAAGGAGCACTTGTCGGGAATGAACACGAAAATTCCCTCGCGGAGGTCGGCGGTCTTCTGTCCGGACTTGATTACCCCTTTCCCGGAGAGAAAGTAAAGAATCACCTGTTCCCCGGAGAGCGCCGTCGGAGTGGTCGAGGCGCGGGCGTAGAGGCTCGCATGGCTGAAACGGTTCACAAACTTGAGCACTGCCCCTTTACGGGTGGGGTGCGCCGGGTCTCCCCTGGTTAGGACATCGCGCTCCACCAGGGAACCGTAGGTGTGACGGGGCTGCGAATCGCGCCAGTTGCTGATGTAGAGGTCGATATCGGGATCCTTTCCCGGAGTATAGGGAGAGGAGTCGAGTCTCCGCACCTCGACCGGCCCGGCGGCGCTCTGGGAAAATGAAACTGCGGGCAGAGTGAACATAAAAAAAAGCATCAAAGAAAGAAATCTTGCTGACATGGCAGAATCCCTCCTGAAACAGTACAGAATACAAAAATAGGGAAAGGCTTTCTGCGAATGTACAATAACCGTTGGGACGGGTCAAGCTATTTGTCCGCAACTTTTTTATTGACAAGTGTGATACAGTTCCGTTGTTTTAAGGAAAACCGAACCTTTCCTTTGCCTCGAAGGAATTATATTCATGAGCGGCGAACAGAAACTTCTCTCCCAAAAGGGCCGTCTGGAATCTCTCGATGCTTTCCGTGGACTGACCATGATCCTCCTGGTCTCGGGCGGATTCGGCCTTTCCTATCTGAAAGATTACCCGTTTTGGGGATTCTTTGCGCAGCAGGTCACCCACCATCCCTGGCACGGCATGTATTTCTGGGACCTGATCCAGCCCTTTTTCATGTTCATCGTCGGGGTGGCCATGCCATTTTCCTTTGCCCGAAGGTGGGAGCGCGGCGAAACCTGGGGGAAAAGCCTCCTCCATGTTCTCAAGCGGTCGGTCATCCTGTTTTTTCTGGGAGTTATGCTCCACTGCTACTACAGCGGGAAACCGGTCTGGGAATTGTGGAATGTCCTGACCCAGCTTTCGTTCACCTATCTCATCGCCTTTCTCCTCATGCGGAAGCAAATCCGCACCCAGATCGTCGTCTCTTTCGCCATTCTCTTCCTCGATTACCTCGCCTACCGGTTCATTCCGCTTCCGGGGGTGACCGATCCCTGGGCGAAAGACAGTAACCTGGGGGCTTACATGGATCAAATCCTCATGGGCAAGATCAATCCGGGAGGCGGCTGGGTGGCCATCAATTTTATCGGCTCCACCGCGCACACGATGTGGGGGGTCATCGCCGGGCTGGTTCTCATGAGCGGCCGTCCAGCCCTGCGGAAAGTCTGGCTCCTCGCAGCAGCGGGTGTCACAGGCGTCCTTCTCGGTCTGGCGCTGGACCCGGTTATCCCTATTGTGAAGCGCATCTGCACCGCCTCGTTCATCATCGAGAGCGGCGGATGGTGTCTCCTGGTTCTATCCCTCTTCTATTGGCTTGTCGATGTCCGGGGATACCGGAAATGGGCAACTGTGCTGGTCATCGCCGGGATGAACCCAATTTTCCTCTACCTTTTCGACGAGCTCCTGGGGAGATGGACGAATAACTTCCTGGCAATCTTTACCATGCCGTTTCTCCGTTACCTCGGAGATGCCGGAAAGGTTATGCAGA from Candidatus Latescibacter sp. includes:
- a CDS encoding DUF5009 domain-containing protein, with protein sequence MSGEQKLLSQKGRLESLDAFRGLTMILLVSGGFGLSYLKDYPFWGFFAQQVTHHPWHGMYFWDLIQPFFMFIVGVAMPFSFARRWERGETWGKSLLHVLKRSVILFFLGVMLHCYYSGKPVWELWNVLTQLSFTYLIAFLLMRKQIRTQIVVSFAILFLDYLAYRFIPLPGVTDPWAKDSNLGAYMDQILMGKINPGGGWVAINFIGSTAHTMWGVIAGLVLMSGRPALRKVWLLAAAGVTGVLLGLALDPVIPIVKRICTASFIIESGGWCLLVLSLFYWLVDVRGYRKWATVLVIAGMNPIFLYLFDELLGRWTNNFLAIFTMPFLRYLGDAGKVMQRNIVLLAIWYLAYWLYKRKIVLRI